The Brassica napus cultivar Da-Ae chromosome C7, Da-Ae, whole genome shotgun sequence genomic interval CAAGAAGGGTGGTGGTGGCGTAATTGATCTAGGCCTCAGCCTTAGGACCATTCAACATGAAACTTACCTCTCATCTACTCCAAGTGAGTTTCTTTGCTGCTTTCAAAGTGAATAATAACCATTCGTTCACCCCATCCTTAGTTTACTTAATCCTCCCTTGCTATCTTCAATATCTATTATGTGAATCAAAGTGATAGGTCTGGACGGGTATGGTGAGCTTATAGACTGGTCGCAACGCAGCTATACACAGCTGAAGAGCGAGGAACCGGTAAACCAAAGACTAGCTCAACAATATTACAATGATGGAAAAGAGGGCAGAGGAAAATTGGCTTATTATGTGAAGGTAAATATGGATGGCTCAGTCGTAGGCCGCAAGGTTTGCATACTTAACCAAGGAACCTACTCAACTCTTGCTCTCCAGCTTGACAATATGTTCGGTAAGTTAGTGCTCTTCCAGCTACAAGTATATCTTAAGAATGTCTCACCAATATCAACTTAAATTTGCAGGGATGCAGACCGTGTCGGGACTGAAGTTGTTCCAGGATGAGTCTGAGTTCTCTTTGGTCTACAGAGACAAAGAAGGTATCTGGAGGAATGTTGGAGATGTTCCATGGAAGTAAGCTAGTCTTATAATTTCTCTATATACAGAACCTTGCGTTTTAACTAAAACCACATTTGTGATTTGCCTGAAACTTGTTAGGGAGTTTGTTGCAAGTGTGAACCGGATGAGAATCGCAAGAAGAAACAACGCACTTCTTCCCTACTAAAGTTTTTGAAGTCAAAGCCTATCTTTTATCCAAATGAGCTCTCACATCACTTGTGATTCTAGTTTTCAACATCTGTTGTAACAGAAGCTTTTAATTATAAAGAGAGTGACATCTTAATTAACTACCACCAACAATGacatgacaaataaacaaaacaaaacaacattaGTCTCATCTCTTAAAACAAGCGTTATGCTCTCTGATCTATGTGCAAATCTCTCAGTCGCCAGCCATTGGTAATCTGTCGAGCGTATCCGAAACATGCCTCATGGTAGGCCTTTTCTCTGGACTGCTGTTCACACAACTGATTGCAACCTTAAGAACAGCGACAATCTCGTCTTCCTTATCAACCTCAGGAGCCAAACAAGGATCAAGAACATCACACAACGGCTTCTTCTCCTCAATGCACACCTGTATCCACCGTACTAGATCTATTTCCGACGTCCCCACGTCCAACACCGGAGACCTACCCGCTATCAGCTCCAATAAAATGACTCCATAAGAGTACACATCCCACTTCTGAGACGGTTTGACCGTCTTGAGAGTCTCTGGTGCTTGATAGTAAGAGCCAGAGGAAGAGTGAGCAGTGAACTCCGAAGATATGCTCTTGTGATGGTGTTGCTGCCTCTCTTCCGTTTGGATGATTCTGTTTGACTGTACCGTTGGAGATGATGAACCTCCAGCTATGTTGGCTAACCGTGCTAGTCCGAAATCAGAGATCTTGGGTTCCATGTCATGTCCCATGAGAATGTTGCTGGGCTTGAGATCTCCATGGACGTACTTCTTGGGACTGAACTCGTGCAGATGAACAAGCCCTGTCGCTATCCCTTTCGCTA includes:
- the LOC106349447 gene encoding auxin-responsive protein IAA32, with the protein product MDQNTPAEFSHGSSNFHKYYPQTKKGGGGVIDLGLSLRTIQHETYLSSTPMIGLDGYGELIDWSQRSYTQLKSEEPVNQRLAQQYYNDGKEGRGKLAYYVKVNMDGSVVGRKVCILNQGTYSTLALQLDNMFGMQTVSGLKLFQDESEFSLVYRDKEGIWRNVGDVPWKEFVASVNRMRIARRNNALLPY